A window of the Cystobacter fuscus genome harbors these coding sequences:
- the pbpC gene encoding penicillin-binding protein 1C produces MAPRPSSKRALQGALAVLSLLLAALAAAWWVPLPVRLFEQHSVVVEYRDGTVAHVFLAPDQRWRVPTVLEEVDPAYVQALLALEDKRFAWHPGVDPLAVVRAAMTNVLRGRRVSGASTLTLQLVRVLEPRPRTFTSKLVESLRAAQLELRLSKREILSAYLQFVPYGRNMEGVEAAALAYFGHRATHLSAAEMATLLAVPQNPNRRFPSPANVVRLQVARDSVASRLLDAGALPLGPPEARVAPEAVLAEVRATPLPSRLMPFPREAPHAAAWLRAQRPGQLVLRTTLDAGAQRLTERVMRDAAPGLRAHAIHNGAAVVVDRERAEVVALVGSLDFFDTAHGGQIPGFAMARSPGSALKPFIYALAIDEGLAGPEQRVADIPAAYGTYAPRNFDGKFQGLVRLESALSQSLNLPFVKLLQQLGVERFLGTLRLAGVTSLNPEPGYYGLSAAVGGIELTPLEVAGLYLALAENGRARPLKVLAEDAPGEAQEIFSRGAAWLTRRALSLRDRPDFPARRQLTGLPSQVHWKTGTSFGHRDAWAAGSGPRHTAVVWTGNFDNSPSVHLVGAETSGPLLFDILEGLAPRGRTEDPDVAVPPELTQVEVCAWSGHLPTEACTQRKLVYAERSHVPTAVCPYHQQVEVEVATGLAVSPACRAGRRTEMRVFLSWPASIRRWLDEQHRLLPQPPAFAPGCEPGGARRAPEIISPGRGQVTLLIPGLPADQQEVPLEAESEEDRELAWFVDGEFLASARADERVWWAPSEGTHEIVVSDDRGLSARRILKVRERR; encoded by the coding sequence ATGGCTCCGCGCCCCTCCAGCAAGAGGGCCCTCCAGGGGGCCCTCGCCGTGCTGTCCCTCCTGCTCGCCGCGCTCGCCGCGGCGTGGTGGGTGCCGCTGCCCGTGCGCCTCTTCGAGCAGCACTCGGTGGTGGTGGAGTACCGGGACGGCACGGTGGCTCATGTCTTCCTGGCGCCGGACCAGCGCTGGCGGGTTCCCACCGTGCTGGAGGAGGTGGACCCGGCCTACGTCCAGGCCCTGCTGGCGCTGGAGGACAAGCGCTTCGCGTGGCACCCCGGGGTGGATCCCCTGGCGGTGGTGCGCGCGGCGATGACGAACGTGCTCCGGGGGCGGCGGGTGTCCGGCGCCTCCACGTTGACCCTGCAACTGGTGCGGGTGCTCGAGCCCCGGCCGCGCACCTTCACGTCCAAGCTCGTCGAGTCCCTGCGCGCCGCCCAGCTCGAGCTGCGGCTGTCCAAGCGGGAGATTCTCTCGGCCTATCTCCAGTTCGTGCCCTATGGGCGCAACATGGAAGGGGTGGAGGCGGCGGCGCTGGCGTATTTCGGCCACCGGGCCACCCACCTGAGCGCGGCGGAGATGGCCACGCTCCTGGCGGTGCCGCAGAACCCCAACCGGCGTTTCCCCTCTCCGGCGAACGTGGTGCGGCTCCAGGTGGCGAGGGACTCGGTGGCGAGCCGGTTGCTCGACGCCGGGGCGCTGCCGCTCGGGCCGCCCGAGGCGCGGGTGGCGCCCGAGGCCGTGCTGGCGGAGGTGCGCGCCACGCCCCTGCCGTCGCGGCTCATGCCCTTTCCCCGGGAGGCGCCCCACGCGGCGGCGTGGTTGCGCGCCCAGCGGCCGGGGCAGCTCGTTTTGCGTACGACGTTGGACGCGGGCGCGCAGCGGCTGACGGAGCGGGTGATGCGTGACGCCGCGCCCGGCTTGCGCGCCCACGCCATCCACAACGGCGCGGCGGTGGTGGTGGACCGGGAGCGCGCCGAGGTGGTCGCCCTGGTGGGCAGCCTCGACTTCTTCGACACCGCGCATGGCGGACAGATTCCGGGCTTCGCGATGGCGCGCTCGCCCGGCTCGGCGCTCAAGCCCTTCATCTATGCCCTGGCCATCGACGAGGGGCTGGCCGGGCCCGAGCAGCGCGTGGCCGACATCCCGGCCGCGTATGGCACCTATGCGCCGCGCAACTTCGATGGGAAGTTCCAGGGGCTCGTGCGGCTGGAGAGCGCGCTGTCGCAGTCGCTCAACCTGCCCTTCGTGAAGTTGTTGCAGCAACTCGGGGTGGAGCGCTTCCTCGGCACGCTGCGGCTCGCGGGCGTGACGAGCCTGAACCCGGAGCCGGGGTATTACGGCCTGTCCGCGGCGGTGGGCGGCATCGAGCTCACGCCCCTGGAGGTGGCGGGCCTCTACCTGGCGCTCGCCGAGAACGGGCGGGCACGGCCCCTGAAGGTGCTGGCGGAGGACGCGCCCGGGGAGGCCCAGGAGATCTTCTCGCGCGGGGCGGCGTGGCTCACCCGGCGTGCGCTGTCCTTGAGGGATCGGCCGGACTTCCCGGCGCGGCGCCAGCTCACGGGGCTGCCGTCCCAGGTGCACTGGAAGACGGGGACGAGCTTCGGCCACCGCGACGCGTGGGCGGCCGGCTCCGGGCCCCGGCACACCGCGGTGGTGTGGACGGGCAACTTCGACAACTCGCCCAGCGTGCACCTGGTGGGCGCGGAGACGTCGGGGCCCCTGCTGTTCGACATCCTCGAGGGGCTCGCGCCCCGGGGCCGCACCGAGGACCCCGACGTGGCGGTACCCCCGGAGCTCACCCAGGTGGAGGTCTGCGCCTGGTCGGGCCACCTGCCCACCGAGGCCTGTACCCAGCGCAAGCTCGTGTACGCCGAGCGCAGCCATGTGCCCACGGCGGTCTGTCCCTATCACCAGCAGGTGGAGGTGGAGGTGGCCACGGGGCTGGCGGTGAGTCCCGCGTGCCGGGCCGGGCGGCGCACCGAGATGCGGGTGTTTCTCTCCTGGCCCGCGAGCATCCGGCGGTGGCTCGACGAGCAGCACCGGCTGTTGCCCCAGCCTCCCGCCTTCGCGCCCGGGTGCGAGCCGGGCGGCGCGCGGCGGGCTCCCGAGATCATCTCGCCTGGACGCGGGCAGGTGACGCTGTTGATTCCCGGCCTCCCGGCGGATCAACAGGAGGTGCCGCTGGAGGCCGAGTCGGAGGAGGACCGCGAGCTGGCGTGGTTCGTGGACGGGGAGTTCCTGGCCTCGGCGCGAGCGGACGAGCGGGTGTGGTGGGCACCCTCCGAGGGCACGCATGAGATCGTCGTTTCGGACGATCGAGGGCTCAGTGCTCGACGGATCCTGAAGGTGCGTGAGCGGCGATAG
- a CDS encoding DUF2243 domain-containing protein, whose translation MVGEARHQGALLSAGVLLGTGLGGFVDGILLHQILQWHHMLSSRLPPTELVPMKINMFWDGLFHAFTWLTTVIGLALLWRAGQRPEVPWSTRTFVGSLSIGWGLFNVVEGLIDHQLLGIHHVHPGEGQLAWDIGFLLFGVLLIVGGGALVRAGRDDTLPRGVVPPVL comes from the coding sequence ATGGTGGGTGAGGCACGGCATCAAGGAGCGCTCCTCTCGGCGGGCGTGTTGCTCGGCACCGGGCTGGGCGGCTTCGTCGACGGAATCCTCCTGCATCAGATCCTCCAGTGGCACCACATGCTCTCGTCGCGGCTGCCGCCCACGGAGCTGGTGCCGATGAAGATCAACATGTTCTGGGACGGCCTGTTCCACGCCTTCACCTGGCTGACGACGGTGATTGGGCTGGCCCTGTTGTGGCGCGCGGGCCAGCGCCCCGAGGTCCCCTGGTCGACGCGCACCTTCGTGGGCTCGCTGTCCATCGGCTGGGGCTTGTTCAACGTGGTGGAGGGCCTCATCGACCATCAGCTCCTCGGCATCCACCACGTCCACCCCGGGGAGGGGCAGTTGGCCTGGGACATCGGCTTCCTGCTCTTCGGAGTCCTGCTCATCGTGGGAGGCGGTGCGCTCGTGCGCGCGGGCCGTGACGACACCCTGCCGCGAGGCGTCGTCCCGCCCGTGCTTTGA
- a CDS encoding DUF1214 domain-containing protein, with translation MNVDNFARAETDRMFYDLQRDAGGVNTFMHNREPTPVVSNVQTVIRLNRDTLYSFAVVDISAGATLHLPAADGDRYISAMIVNEDHYVNKIYHEAGACELTIGCFETEYVVVAVRILVDPNDPGDVEQVVKLQNQLRIEAGSTRPFPQPEHVEASRKETSDALLVLAKGLSEFDKTFGKKADVDQVRHLIGTAAGWGGLPSEEAYYVGVDPRLPVGFYELTVGDVPVEAFWSISVYNAEGYFEPNDAGVYSVNSVTGIRDSDGSITVRFGEDRGLPNTIPTPEGWNYLVRLYRPGPEILDGSWTFPTLDEKSGR, from the coding sequence GTGAACGTAGACAATTTCGCGCGCGCCGAGACCGACCGCATGTTCTACGATCTGCAGCGCGATGCGGGTGGAGTGAACACCTTCATGCACAATCGGGAGCCCACCCCCGTCGTTAGCAATGTGCAGACAGTCATCCGCCTCAATCGCGACACGCTGTATAGCTTTGCCGTCGTTGACATCTCGGCTGGCGCGACCCTGCACCTTCCCGCTGCCGACGGCGACCGCTACATCTCGGCGATGATCGTGAACGAAGACCACTACGTCAACAAGATCTACCACGAAGCGGGCGCTTGCGAGCTCACGATCGGTTGCTTCGAGACTGAGTATGTGGTCGTCGCGGTTCGCATCCTGGTCGACCCCAACGACCCCGGCGACGTGGAGCAGGTCGTGAAGTTGCAGAATCAGCTGCGAATCGAGGCGGGATCCACGCGGCCCTTCCCCCAACCGGAGCACGTCGAAGCGAGCCGCAAAGAGACGAGTGATGCGCTGCTCGTCCTCGCGAAGGGTCTGAGCGAGTTCGACAAGACGTTCGGCAAGAAGGCTGATGTCGACCAGGTGCGCCACCTTATCGGTACGGCCGCCGGATGGGGAGGCCTGCCGAGCGAGGAGGCCTACTACGTCGGCGTCGACCCGCGCCTGCCCGTCGGGTTCTATGAGCTCACGGTGGGCGATGTGCCCGTCGAAGCCTTCTGGTCGATCTCGGTGTACAACGCCGAGGGGTACTTCGAGCCGAACGACGCGGGCGTCTATAGCGTCAACAGCGTCACGGGCATCCGGGACAGCGACGGGTCGATCACTGTCCGGTTCGGCGAGGACCGCGGGTTGCCCAACACCATCCCGACTCCTGAGGGGTGGAACTACCTCGTGCGTCTCTACCGTCCGGGTCCCGAGATTCTTGACGGGAGCTGGACCTTCCCGACGCTCGACGAGAAGAGTGGGCGGTAG